AATCCAGGCGGCCCGCAGAACGACCAACGAATCAACTACACCGACGGAGTTACCGTGATGATACGGCCAGCGTTCCCGCTTTCAGACGGGGAGCGACGGCGCGCCGAAGAGGTGGATCGACTCAGTGCCATGGGGCATGCGGGAGTGCCGGAGCTGCTCGAAATGCTGGCGGATCCGAGCTGGACGGTGCGACGTGGCGTGATTGCGTCGCTTGCGTCCCTTGGAGATGCGGCCGTGGGACCGCTTTGCGACGTACTCCGCCATCGGCGCGACAACGAATCGCGCATCGCCGCGGCCGTGGATGCCCTCGTCGCATCCGTTGGGGACGTCGATTCCGAAGTGCTCGCCCTATCGAGCTGGCCCGACCCCGCGGTCGTCGCCGATGCCGCCCAAATCTTGGGTCGCCGCCGAACGTCCGCCGCTGCTGCGCGTCTTGCGGAGCTTGCCGCGCATAACGACGACAACGTCGCGGTCGCGGCCATCGAAGCGCTCGGGCGAATTGGCGGCCGTGGCGTGGTGGACGCGCTCGTGCGCGCCGTTACCACCGACAAATTCTTCCGCACCTTTCCAGCCATCGACGTTCTTGGGCGAAGTCGCGACCCGCGCGCAGTCGGCCCGCTCGCGAACCTGCTCGAGGACCCACGATACATGCTGGAAGCCGCACAAGCGCTCGGCTGTACGGGAAGCCGCAGCGCCGTAGCGCCCCTCGTCCGTTTGATCTCTCAGCCGGGTGACGCCATCGTTCGAGTCGCGGCGCGAGCGCTCGCTACGCTGCGAGAGCGGCACGAGGAGCTTTACGGGGTCACGCTGCCCATCGACGATGCGATTCGCCGGGCAGCGCCCATGCCGGTCACCGTGCGGCGGCTCGTGCAGAGTTTGAGGGACGCGAGCGAGGCGGATCAGGTTGCGCTCTCCGCCGTCCTCGGCGCGATGGGCTGCGACATCTCCGTCGGGGCGTTGACCGGCCTGCTGGATCACGCGCCGCCCGTGGCAAATGCCGCTGCCGACGCGCTTTTGCGCACGACGCAGGGCACGCAGGCGCGCATTTTCGACGCGCTCCGTGACGGTGACAGCCCTCGCCGGCTCCTCTTGCTGCCGCTCGTGACCAGCAAGTCAGCGGCCCCCGAGGTCATTCAATGCACGCGGGACGCCGATCCCGAGGTGCGCGCCGCCGCATGCGACGCCCTCGGGCGGACCAGCGATTTCCGCGCGCTCGACGCGCTCTTCCCGCTGCTCGCCGATACCAACGGCCGCGTCGTCCACGCCGCGATCTCCGCCATCCAGGCGCTCGGCGGCCCCCGCG
This genomic window from Polyangiaceae bacterium contains:
- a CDS encoding HEAT repeat domain-containing protein, whose protein sequence is MIRPAFPLSDGERRRAEEVDRLSAMGHAGVPELLEMLADPSWTVRRGVIASLASLGDAAVGPLCDVLRHRRDNESRIAAAVDALVASVGDVDSEVLALSSWPDPAVVADAAQILGRRRTSAAAARLAELAAHNDDNVAVAAIEALGRIGGRGVVDALVRAVTTDKFFRTFPAIDVLGRSRDPRAVGPLANLLEDPRYMLEAAQALGCTGSRSAVAPLVRLISQPGDAIVRVAARALATLRERHEELYGVTLPIDDAIRRAAPMPVTVRRLVQSLRDASEADQVALSAVLGAMGCDISVGALTGLLDHAPPVANAAADALLRTTQGTQARIFDALRDGDSPRRLLLLPLVTSKSAAPEVIQCTRDADPEVRAAACDALGRTSDFRALDALFPLLADTNGRVVHAAISAIQALGGPRAEQLALAAAESQVPEVRRAALRILGYFGFEAALPVFLERLRDPDARVRELAVAGLPFVDNPRALEALLEVTRAQDARSRAAAVRALGQATPEPRVLDRLVEALDDTDAWVRYYACKSLGRMGHVEAAARIAERLGDEAGQVRVGAVEALSLLKSDIALQTLQTATQEADPDVQRAALIGLGLAGQAESIPYLTAAMASPDAATRLVATSALAGFSGPRVLQALSCAVGDEDENVAAAALGILAAIPGVEATRALVGWLGGPRHERVFLALATPVPGRVEGLVEALETADDERSAHLATALARMRKEYASAALVAALGSRNAAARKAVATALAAVGMREAFPMLEQASALDPDPEVRRVCSLVVAQWAA